One Acidiferrobacter thiooxydans DNA window includes the following coding sequences:
- the glyQ gene encoding glycine--tRNA ligase subunit alpha, whose amino-acid sequence MPAHPFFKDYDVTFQELIFALQRYWARQGCVIEQAYDVEVGAGTFHPATFLGSLGPEPLRAAYVQPSRRPTDGRYGENPNRLQRYFQFQVVLKPSPLDIQDLYLKSLQALGIDPLVNDVRFVEDNWESPTLGAWGLGWEVWLNGMEVSQFTYFQQAGGLECRPVTGEITYGLERLAMYLQGCDNVYNLAWNADVRYGDLYRQNEVEQSHFNFEEASVEALQARFQAFEDECRRLIAADLPLAAYDHVLHASHTFNLLDARHALSVTERARAIGRVRALARGVAEGYYRKRETLGFPRMRPSHD is encoded by the coding sequence TTGCCCGCGCATCCCTTCTTCAAGGACTATGATGTGACATTCCAGGAACTCATTTTTGCTCTGCAACGCTATTGGGCGAGACAAGGTTGCGTTATCGAGCAGGCCTACGACGTCGAGGTGGGTGCCGGGACCTTCCATCCTGCGACCTTTCTCGGGAGCCTGGGACCCGAACCGCTGCGCGCCGCCTATGTGCAGCCCTCGCGGCGCCCGACCGATGGCCGCTATGGCGAGAACCCGAACCGGCTGCAGCGCTATTTTCAGTTTCAAGTCGTGCTGAAACCATCGCCCCTCGACATTCAGGATCTGTACCTCAAATCCCTTCAGGCGCTCGGAATAGACCCCCTCGTGAACGATGTGCGCTTCGTCGAGGACAACTGGGAATCGCCCACGCTCGGGGCCTGGGGACTCGGCTGGGAGGTCTGGCTGAACGGCATGGAGGTGAGCCAGTTTACGTATTTTCAGCAGGCCGGCGGCCTGGAATGCCGGCCGGTAACAGGAGAGATCACCTACGGCCTGGAGCGGCTCGCCATGTACCTGCAGGGTTGCGATAACGTCTATAACCTCGCGTGGAATGCCGATGTCCGTTACGGCGACCTCTACCGGCAGAACGAGGTCGAGCAGTCGCATTTCAACTTCGAGGAGGCCTCGGTCGAGGCACTGCAGGCGCGCTTTCAGGCCTTCGAGGACGAGTGCCGGCGGCTGATCGCCGCCGACCTGCCGCTTGCCGCCTACGATCATGTCCTGCACGCCTCGCACACCTTCAACCTGCTCGACGCCCGCCATGCCTTGAGCGTCACCGAACGGGCGCGCGCCATAGGCCGCGTGCGCGCGCTGGCGCGCGGCGTGGCCGAGGGCTATTACCGGAAACGCGAAACGCTGGGATTTCCCCGGATGCGGCCGAGCCATGACTAA
- the mtgA gene encoding monofunctional biosynthetic peptidoglycan transglycosylase, producing MRLLRLLSGLVLAATALDLATLVARWVAVPHLAHGPVPRSRFMAAYLKERAGHGGPPLRWRPVPLTAIAPALRRAVVLGEDATFYRNDGFDVGAILAAARYDWHAGHIVYGASTITQQTAKNLFLDPSRTFFRKANEAVLTMALTHFLRKDRILEVYLNDAQFGRGLYGAEAAARHYFHESAAHLTVRQAAELAATLPDPLGANPATRSRYFRRRAAKILRLLQATARHAPIHHRRAAAPSYRAAFAESAAHPL from the coding sequence ATGCGCCTCTTGCGTCTGCTGTCCGGCCTGGTATTGGCCGCCACGGCCCTGGACCTCGCCACCCTCGTGGCGCGCTGGGTGGCGGTCCCCCACCTGGCGCACGGCCCCGTCCCGCGATCGCGGTTCATGGCCGCCTACCTGAAAGAACGCGCAGGCCACGGCGGCCCACCGTTGCGCTGGCGGCCCGTGCCGCTGACGGCGATCGCCCCGGCGCTGCGTCGCGCCGTGGTGCTCGGCGAGGACGCGACTTTCTATCGTAACGACGGCTTCGATGTCGGCGCCATCCTGGCGGCGGCCCGTTACGACTGGCACGCCGGACATATCGTCTATGGGGCCAGCACAATCACCCAACAGACCGCCAAAAACCTCTTCCTCGATCCGTCGCGGACCTTCTTTCGCAAGGCCAACGAGGCGGTTTTGACGATGGCGCTCACCCACTTCCTGCGCAAGGACCGCATCCTCGAGGTCTATCTGAATGACGCGCAATTCGGCCGGGGCCTCTACGGGGCCGAGGCCGCCGCCCGCCACTACTTTCATGAAAGCGCGGCGCACTTGACCGTCCGCCAGGCCGCGGAGCTCGCCGCCACCCTGCCAGACCCGCTTGGCGCGAATCCGGCCACGCGCAGCCGCTATTTCCGCCGGCGCGCCGCCAAGATCCTGCGGCTCCTGCAAGCCACCGCCCGTCATGCCCCCATACACCATCGGCGCGCCGCCGCACCCTCGTACCGCGCGGCGTTTGCCGAAAGCGCCGCTCACCCTTTATAG
- a CDS encoding ISNCY family transposase yields MRAAPDKRTGKNCVYTMEDAALAAFAVFTTQSPSFLAYQRTMEQTRGQSNAQTLFGMSQIPTDNCVRTMLDPVAPSHLFPLFTQIFEALNAGGHIDPFRVSLEASEDGPGALLIALDGTAYHSSHTIHCPQCTVAKHHNGQTSYSHTVITPVIVAPTLSRVIPLAPEFIVPQDGHDKQDCETAAASRWLAASAGRYRDQHVTVLGDDLYSRQPLCEQILAAGLHFLLVCKPSSHPTLYEEVEGLARAGGVTTHEITRRKGKQTLTDTYRFASELPLRAGLDALCVHWLELTTTDAGGQTIYHNAWVTRHTIHPGNVAALAAAARARWGIENGANNTLKTKGYHFEHNFGHGKKHLSSLLATLNLLAFLLHTVQEMTSHKYRLLRASLPTRQTFFDDIRALTRYLCFESFEALLDFMLKGLEIDAPDSS; encoded by the coding sequence ATGCGGGCGGCCCCTGACAAACGGACCGGGAAGAACTGCGTCTATACCATGGAAGATGCGGCGCTGGCGGCCTTTGCCGTGTTCACCACGCAAAGCCCGTCGTTTCTGGCCTATCAGAGGACGATGGAGCAGACCCGTGGCCAAAGCAATGCCCAGACGCTCTTTGGCATGAGCCAGATCCCGACGGACAATTGTGTGCGCACGATGCTCGATCCCGTGGCGCCTTCTCACCTGTTCCCGCTCTTTACGCAGATATTTGAGGCCCTGAACGCCGGCGGTCACATCGATCCCTTTCGGGTGTCCCTCGAGGCCTCTGAAGACGGTCCGGGCGCGCTACTCATCGCCCTGGATGGGACGGCTTATCACTCCTCCCACACCATCCATTGCCCACAATGTACGGTAGCCAAGCATCACAATGGCCAAACCAGCTACTCCCATACCGTGATCACACCAGTGATCGTGGCCCCGACTTTAAGTCGGGTGATCCCCCTGGCGCCCGAGTTTATTGTCCCGCAGGACGGCCACGACAAGCAGGATTGTGAAACCGCCGCCGCCAGCCGCTGGCTTGCGGCCAGCGCCGGCCGCTACCGGGATCAGCACGTCACCGTGCTCGGCGACGACCTCTACAGCCGTCAACCCCTGTGCGAGCAGATCCTGGCGGCGGGGTTACACTTCCTCCTGGTCTGCAAACCGAGCTCGCACCCCACACTGTATGAGGAGGTCGAGGGCCTCGCGCGCGCGGGGGGCGTGACCACCCATGAGATCACGCGCCGCAAGGGTAAGCAGACCTTGACCGACACCTACCGCTTCGCTTCGGAGCTGCCCTTGCGCGCCGGCTTGGATGCGCTGTGTGTCCACTGGCTGGAGCTCACCACCACCGATGCCGGGGGCCAAACGATTTACCACAACGCCTGGGTCACGCGGCACACGATCCACCCAGGGAACGTCGCCGCCCTCGCGGCCGCCGCCCGGGCGCGCTGGGGCATCGAGAACGGCGCCAACAACACCTTAAAGACCAAGGGCTACCACTTCGAACACAACTTCGGGCACGGCAAGAAGCACCTCTCGTCGCTCTTGGCGACCTTGAACCTCCTCGCCTTCCTGCTGCATACCGTGCAGGAGATGACCAGTCACAAATACCGCTTGCTCCGCGCAAGCCTCCCCACCCGTCAGACCTTTTTTGATGATATCCGGGCCTTGACGCGGTATCTGTGCTTCGAGAGCTTCGAGGCCTTGCTCGACTTCATGTTGAAAGGCCTCGAAATCGACGCCCCCGACAGCAGTTGA
- a CDS encoding DUF4338 domain-containing protein — MEDIRFCGQVLEAQQRSLIVALAKRYGGLSRHELAQTVCELLDWHRPNGHPKTIECRALLERMQEAGLIGLAPLRPGRPQGARTTVPAGPDPQSAPLDAPLATLQPIRLQRVETPADRTLWRTLIERHHPLGHRVPFGAHLRYLIQATSKSPTVLGCLQFSSPAWRLKGRDQWIGWDDATRARCLQQIICNSRFLILPHVRVPNLASHVLALALRTVTIDWTAAYGVKPLLAETLVDPTRFTGHCYLAANWIDVGLTTGRGRADRQHTRHGASPKRIWLYPLVPDVRQRLTQTP; from the coding sequence ATGGAGGACATCCGCTTTTGTGGTCAGGTACTCGAGGCGCAGCAACGATCGCTGATCGTGGCCTTGGCGAAGCGCTATGGGGGCTTAAGCCGCCATGAGTTGGCGCAGACGGTGTGCGAACTCCTCGACTGGCACCGCCCCAACGGACACCCGAAGACGATCGAATGCCGGGCACTGCTTGAGCGGATGCAGGAGGCGGGGCTGATTGGTCTCGCCCCGTTGCGGCCCGGGCGTCCGCAAGGCGCTCGCACTACGGTTCCGGCCGGCCCGGACCCACAGTCAGCCCCGCTCGACGCGCCGCTTGCCACCCTGCAGCCGATCCGACTGCAGCGCGTGGAAACACCCGCAGACCGGACGCTCTGGCGCACGTTGATCGAGCGCCATCATCCCCTCGGCCATCGCGTGCCCTTTGGTGCCCATCTCCGCTACCTGATCCAGGCCACATCCAAAAGCCCCACGGTCCTGGGCTGCCTGCAGTTCTCTTCGCCCGCCTGGCGCCTTAAGGGACGCGATCAGTGGATCGGCTGGGACGATGCCACCCGGGCCCGGTGCCTCCAGCAGATTATCTGTAACTCCCGCTTCCTGATCTTGCCCCACGTGCGGGTTCCCAACCTCGCGAGCCACGTGCTGGCGCTCGCGTTACGCACCGTCACCATCGATTGGACGGCCGCCTACGGCGTTAAGCCCCTCCTGGCCGAGACCCTCGTCGATCCGACCCGTTTTACGGGACATTGCTATCTCGCTGCCAACTGGATCGACGTGGGTCTTACCACCGGCCGCGGCCGCGCAGACCGCCAACACACACGCCATGGGGCAAGCCCCAAGCGGATATGGCTCTATCCGCTCGTACCCGACGTCCGGCAGAGACTCACGCAAACCCCGTAG
- a CDS encoding tRNA (5-methylaminomethyl-2-thiouridylate)-methyltransferase, with translation MENHKRKAIVLLSGGLDSLLAARLMLDQGIHVEGINFFTGFCVEGHTHAVRRDRKDRHVRNNALHSAEQLGIRLHIVDVIDDYKDVVLNPRHGYGAHLNPCLDCKAFMIGRARSWIEEHGFDFIVTGEVLGQRPMSQRRDTFPVVARESGALDRLLRPLSAKLLPPTLPEREGWVDRERLLGLSGRNRKPQIALARAYGFEYAQPAGGCCFLTDENYAHKLRDLWASRGERRYDFDDIMLLKIGRHLRPHPSFKLIIGREEGENRFLEGYRQRFVHLWALDHKGPLALLQGDVDEAGLDLACAITARFGQGRCEARVRMAVGRPGGPTRERDVAPLPAHALAADWYL, from the coding sequence ATGGAAAACCATAAACGCAAGGCGATCGTCCTGCTCTCGGGCGGCCTTGATTCGCTGCTCGCGGCACGTCTGATGCTCGATCAGGGCATCCATGTCGAGGGCATCAACTTTTTTACCGGGTTTTGCGTAGAGGGGCATACGCACGCCGTACGCCGTGATCGCAAGGATCGTCATGTGCGCAACAACGCCCTTCACAGCGCAGAACAGCTGGGTATCCGACTCCATATCGTCGATGTCATCGACGACTACAAGGATGTGGTCTTGAATCCGCGCCACGGCTATGGCGCGCACCTGAACCCGTGTCTCGATTGCAAGGCCTTCATGATCGGGCGCGCGCGGTCATGGATCGAGGAACACGGTTTCGATTTCATTGTGACAGGCGAGGTCTTGGGACAGCGGCCGATGTCGCAGCGCCGGGACACGTTTCCGGTAGTGGCGCGCGAGTCCGGCGCCCTGGATCGGCTGTTGCGGCCGTTGTCCGCGAAGCTTTTGCCGCCGACCCTTCCCGAACGCGAGGGCTGGGTGGATCGTGAGCGCCTCCTGGGCTTGAGCGGCCGTAACCGCAAACCCCAGATCGCCTTGGCGCGCGCCTATGGTTTCGAATATGCGCAGCCCGCCGGCGGGTGCTGTTTCCTGACCGATGAGAACTACGCCCACAAGCTTCGGGATCTGTGGGCAAGCCGCGGCGAGCGGCGCTACGATTTCGACGACATCATGCTCCTGAAGATCGGCCGCCACCTGCGGCCGCACCCGTCTTTCAAGCTCATTATCGGTCGCGAAGAGGGAGAGAACCGGTTTCTGGAGGGTTATCGCCAGCGCTTCGTGCATTTGTGGGCGCTCGACCATAAGGGACCCCTGGCCCTCCTGCAAGGCGATGTCGACGAGGCCGGTCTGGATCTCGCATGCGCGATCACCGCGCGCTTTGGACAAGGGCGGTGCGAGGCGCGGGTGCGTATGGCCGTGGGCAGGCCGGGCGGCCCGACCCGCGAGCGCGACGTGGCGCCGCTGCCGGCCCATGCGCTGGCCGCCGATTGGTATTTGTGA
- a CDS encoding sulfurtransferase TusA family protein, whose translation MDLDARYLLCPMPVIRVSAAIGRVAVGDTLTVHCTDPGALHDIPAWCRLEGHEVVAARTEASGDIVIVIRVGGHG comes from the coding sequence ATGGATCTCGACGCCCGCTATCTGCTGTGCCCCATGCCGGTGATTCGCGTCAGCGCCGCCATCGGCCGGGTGGCCGTCGGCGATACTTTGACCGTGCACTGCACCGACCCGGGGGCCCTGCACGACATACCGGCCTGGTGTCGCCTCGAGGGACACGAGGTGGTGGCGGCACGCACCGAGGCCTCCGGAGACATAGTGATCGTCATACGGGTCGGGGGCCACGGATGA
- a CDS encoding cation diffusion facilitator family transporter — MTDKNAPQTRDEGGGERQRVVLRGLFINVVLATGQLVVGVFGRSAALVADGFHTLSDLLSDTLVLAAAHFGAQAADEDHPYGHARIETAGTFGLSLVLVGAGVGIALHAAAALSAPGHLARPDFLALAMALAAIGIKEGLFRYMRRAGSRLQSELLHANAWHYRTDVFSSIVVAVGVAGSMMGVRDLDSVAAIGVAILIVRMGAMLGWQAMRELVDTGLEAEKLERIRRVILSIDGVRTLHLLRTRRAGGRAFVDVHILVDGTISVSEGHQISEMVRVALMRHVSNIADVVVHIDSEDDEHAATNARLPLRAEILKRLDHYFAGIEAARAIDSVVLHYLCGRIAVELHLSLDLAPTAADARVLQEQFAQAAARDPQIASVEVCFR, encoded by the coding sequence ATGACCGACAAAAACGCACCGCAGACCAGGGATGAAGGGGGTGGCGAGCGTCAAAGGGTGGTCTTGCGTGGACTTTTCATCAACGTCGTGTTGGCCACGGGTCAGCTCGTCGTGGGGGTGTTCGGGCGCTCGGCGGCGCTGGTCGCTGACGGCTTCCATACCCTCTCGGATCTTTTGAGCGATACGCTGGTGCTGGCAGCGGCGCATTTCGGGGCGCAGGCGGCTGACGAGGATCACCCCTACGGACATGCGCGCATCGAGACCGCCGGCACCTTCGGGTTGAGCCTGGTCCTGGTCGGTGCCGGTGTTGGCATAGCACTCCATGCCGCCGCGGCCCTGAGTGCGCCCGGGCATCTTGCGCGTCCGGATTTTCTGGCGCTCGCCATGGCGCTCGCCGCCATCGGCATCAAGGAGGGCTTGTTCCGTTACATGCGCCGCGCCGGTTCGCGGCTGCAGTCCGAGCTCCTTCACGCCAATGCCTGGCATTATCGGACCGACGTCTTTTCCTCGATCGTGGTGGCAGTCGGCGTGGCCGGCAGCATGATGGGCGTGCGCGACCTCGACTCGGTGGCCGCCATCGGTGTCGCGATTCTTATCGTTCGCATGGGCGCCATGCTGGGCTGGCAGGCCATGCGCGAGCTCGTCGATACCGGATTGGAGGCCGAGAAGCTCGAGCGCATCCGGCGCGTCATCCTGTCGATCGACGGTGTTCGCACCTTACATCTGTTGCGTACGCGTCGCGCCGGGGGGCGTGCGTTTGTCGACGTCCATATCCTCGTGGACGGGACCATCAGCGTCTCGGAGGGCCACCAGATCAGCGAGATGGTGCGCGTAGCGCTCATGCGTCACGTGAGCAATATCGCCGATGTGGTGGTGCATATCGATTCGGAAGACGACGAGCATGCCGCCACCAATGCGCGTTTGCCATTGCGCGCCGAGATCCTGAAACGTCTTGACCATTATTTCGCGGGTATCGAGGCCGCTCGCGCCATCGACTCGGTGGTTCTGCACTATCTGTGCGGGCGGATCGCCGTGGAGTTGCATCTGTCGCTGGATCTGGCCCCGACCGCGGCCGATGCCCGGGTCCTGCAGGAGCAGTTCGCGCAGGCGGCGGCGCGCGATCCGCAAATCGCGTCCGTAGAGGTCTGCTTTCGTTGA
- the glnA gene encoding glutamate--ammonia ligase: MSANVLKMIKDNDVKFVDFRFTDTKGKEQHVSVPSHTVDEKLFEEGKMFDGSSIAGWKAINESDMVLMPDAATAVLDPFTEEPTLLLRCDVLEPATMKGYDRDPRSIAKRAEAYMKSTGVADTAYFGPEPEFFIFDDVRWTVDMSGSSCRIDSEEASWNTGKDYDGGNLGHRPGVKGGYFPVPPVDSAQDIRSAMALAMTEMGLIVEAHHHEVATANQNEIATQFAPLVRKADELQILKYCVHNVARNHGKTATFMPKPIVGDNGSGMHCHQSLAKGGKNLFTGDGYAGLSETALFYIGGIIKHARALNAITNPLTNSYKRLVPGFEAPVMLAYSARNRSASIRIPHVANPKGRRIEVRFPDPGANPYLAFSAMMMAGLDGILNKINPGDAADHDLYELTPKEAKKIPTVCHSLDMALEALDKDRKFLTAGNVFTDEFLNSYIALKMQEVTRLRMTTHPVEFDMYYSV, translated from the coding sequence ATGTCCGCGAACGTCTTGAAAATGATCAAGGATAACGACGTGAAGTTCGTCGATTTTCGGTTTACCGACACCAAGGGAAAGGAGCAGCACGTATCCGTGCCGTCCCATACGGTGGATGAGAAGCTCTTCGAGGAGGGGAAGATGTTCGATGGCTCGTCCATCGCCGGCTGGAAGGCGATCAACGAGTCGGACATGGTCCTCATGCCAGATGCCGCCACCGCGGTGCTCGACCCGTTCACCGAGGAGCCCACCCTGCTGCTACGCTGCGACGTGCTCGAGCCCGCGACCATGAAGGGCTATGATCGCGATCCCCGGTCCATTGCCAAGCGTGCCGAGGCCTACATGAAGAGTACCGGTGTTGCCGACACCGCGTACTTCGGTCCCGAGCCCGAGTTTTTCATATTCGATGACGTCCGCTGGACCGTCGACATGTCGGGCTCGTCTTGCCGCATCGATTCCGAGGAGGCCAGTTGGAATACCGGCAAGGATTATGACGGTGGCAACCTCGGCCACCGGCCGGGGGTGAAGGGCGGCTATTTCCCGGTCCCGCCGGTCGACTCCGCGCAGGATATCCGGAGCGCCATGGCGCTCGCCATGACTGAGATGGGACTGATCGTGGAGGCCCACCATCACGAGGTCGCCACTGCCAACCAGAACGAGATCGCCACCCAGTTTGCCCCGCTGGTGCGTAAGGCCGACGAACTCCAGATCCTGAAGTATTGTGTTCATAATGTCGCGCGCAACCACGGCAAGACGGCGACGTTCATGCCCAAACCCATCGTCGGCGATAATGGTTCGGGGATGCATTGCCACCAGTCTCTGGCCAAGGGCGGCAAGAATCTGTTCACGGGCGACGGCTATGCCGGCTTGAGCGAGACCGCGCTTTTTTATATCGGCGGGATCATCAAGCACGCGCGCGCCTTGAACGCCATTACCAACCCGCTTACCAACAGCTACAAGCGCCTGGTTCCCGGCTTCGAGGCCCCCGTCATGCTCGCCTACTCGGCGCGCAACCGTTCGGCCTCCATCCGCATCCCGCATGTGGCCAATCCCAAGGGCCGACGTATCGAGGTCCGTTTCCCAGACCCTGGGGCCAACCCCTATCTGGCGTTTTCGGCCATGATGATGGCGGGCCTCGACGGCATCCTGAACAAGATCAATCCGGGTGACGCCGCTGATCATGATCTCTACGAGCTGACCCCGAAAGAGGCCAAGAAGATCCCGACCGTCTGCCATTCCTTGGACATGGCCCTGGAAGCGCTGGACAAGGATCGCAAATTCCTGACGGCCGGCAATGTCTTCACAGACGAGTTCCTGAACTCCTACATCGCGCTCAAGATGCAGGAGGTCACACGCCTGCGCATGACCACGCATCCCGTCGAATTCGACATGTATTACAGCGTCTAG